The genomic region TTGACGGCATCGAGACCGATCAGCGCACCTGTCGCCACGAGAATGCGGCCGCCATTGGCGCGGGCGAGATCGACAAGATCGAAATTGTCGAGCAAGCCGCCGACGCTGACCACGACCGCGGCCTTGCCGCGCTTCACTGCAGGCTCGACGATCGCTCGCAGCTGGCTGCTCGGCGCGCACTCGACCACGATGTCGGCAGCTTCGCCGAGCTGGTCGAGCGGCAGGATTTTCGGTGGGCGACGCAAGCTGTCGATGAAGGCTTGTTGCTTGGCGGGATCCCGCACGGCCACGGCCGCGAGCGACAGGCCCTCGATGCCCTGATCGAGCGCGGCTGCAATCTTGGTGCCGATCGAGCCCAGCCCCGCAATGGCCACCCGCAATTCGCTCGAAGCCTTCTGATCCGTCATCACCATCCCTCTATCCTGACCGATGTCATAGCCGCTCACGCTTCCCGCGCATAGCTGCGCAGGCGGGCTTCCAGAACGGCCAGCATGGCATCGCGCGCCGGATCGCGCGAACCGCGCAGCCAGGCCGCGGCAAGCGGCAGCCGGCCCACCGGCCCACGCTGCTTCGGCCGAAGCGGCACGAAGCGCACACCCGTCACCGCCATCCGTGCGGTCCAGCGCGGCACGATCGCGACCCCGAGCTTCGCTGCCACGAGGTTGATGATGGTCTGCTTCTCGTCGGCGACCTGAACGATGCGCGGCGTCAGGCCGGCCTGCTCGAACAGCTTGACCGTGAGGTCGTGACTATGCGGGCGCGAGCGGCGGTCCGGCACCAGCATCGCCTCGTCGGCGATATCCGCCGGCGTGATCGCTTTGCGCCCGGCCAGCGCGTGCCGCCGCGGGAACGCAACGATCGCGCTCTCCTGGAGCAGGTCGTGGAATTCAAGCCGCTTGTCCGGCCGGTCAGGCGGACGCACGAAGGCGAGATCGAGCGCGCCGGTCAAGATCTTCGGCAGCAGCCGGACAGTCTTGTCTTCGAGGAGCTGCACCGCGATGTCAGGATGCCTGGCGCCGAAATCGCGCAGGAGCGGCGGCAACAATCCGGCCGCCGCGCTGTCGATGGCACCGACCCGCAGCCGCCGCGCGGCCCCCGCGCGCGAGCGGTTGCGCAAATTGCTCTCGACCGCCTCGACCTTGGCGAGGATGGCGCGGGCATCGCGCAGCAGCGTCGCGCCGTCCTCGGTGAGCTGCACCGCGCGCGTCGTCCGCGCAAACAGCCGCGTTCCCAGATCCTCCTCCAGCAGCCTGATCTGCCGGCCGAGCGCAGAAGGCAGCATCTGGAGCTGCTGCGCCGCGCGACCGAAATGCAGCTGCTCGGCCGTCGCCACGAAGCATCGGAGCTGATGCAATTCCATTCCGGAAAATCCTCTCGTCTCGCGGCGATGATTATATCATTTTTTTGTATAAACCAGCGCCGATTGAGTTTGCCCTGCACTGTCGACTAGATTCGCCGGCGACGCCGACCGCCGGATATGCCGGCACGATCTCTCAAACGGAGCCCTTCCCATGCGCACCCATTCGATCGCAGCCATTCCCGCCGACGGCATCGGCCCCGAGGTGATCTCGGCCGGTGTCCGCGTGCTGGAGGCGCTGGCCAAGCGCAGCGGCGACATCTCCTTCAACGTCAAGACGTTCGACTGGGGCTCGGATTATTACAAGAAGCACGGCGTGATGATGCCGGCGGACGGTCTCAGCGAGCTGAAGAAGTTCGACGCGATCTATTTCGGCGCGGTCGGCGCCCCTGACGTGCCCGACCACATCACGCTGTGGGGCCTGCGCCTGCCGATCTGCCAGGGTTTTGATCAATATGCCAATGTGCGGCCGACCAAGATCCTGCCGGGCGTCGCCTCGCCACTGCGCAATGTCGGCGTCGGCGATCTCGACTGGGTGATCGTGCGCGAGAATTCGGAAGGCGAATATGCCGGCATGGGCGGGCGCGCCCACAGGGGCCTGCCGGAGGAGGTCGGCACCGAGGTCGCCGTGTTCACCCGCGTCGGCGTCACCCGCATCATGCGCTATGCGTTCCAGCTCGCGCAGTCGCGCCCGCGCAAATTCCTGACCGTCGTGACCAAGTCGAACGCACAGCGCCACGGCATGGTGATGTGGGACGAGATCGCGGCCGAGGTCGCCGGCGAATTCCCTGACGTGACCTGGGACAAGATGCTGGTCGATGCCATGACGGTGCGCATGACGCTGCATCCGAAGAGCCTCGACACCATCGTCGCGACCAATCTCCACGCCGACATCCTCTCCGATCTCGCCGGCGCACTGGCGGGAAGCCTCGGCGTCGCGCCGACCGGCAACATCGATCCGCAGCGCCGCTTCCCCTCGATGTTCGAGCCGATCCACGGCTCGGCCTTCGACATCACCGGCAAGGGCATCGCCAACCCGGTCGCGACGTTCTGGACCGGCGCGCAGATGCTCGAGCATCTCGGCGAGAAGGATGCCGCCTCAAGGCTGATGGCCGCCGTCGAGCGCGTCTGCGCCGCGGGCGTGCTGACGCCGGATGTCGGGGGCAAGGCAACGACGAAGGAGGTCACGGACGCCGTGATCGATGCGATCCACGGATCGAATGTGTAGTCTTATCGGATCGAGTGTCGCCCAGGACTTGCTGCACCTCTCCCGCTTGCGGGGGAGGTCGACGCGCGTAGCGCGGCGGGTGGGGGCTCTCTCCTCTCGGGGGTTCTCGATCGTGGAGACACCCCCTCCCCAACCCTCCCCGCAAGCGGGAGAGGGAGCGCACCGTCTTCTGCGGCAAGATAACGGCCCCTACCTCCGCGCCGCCGGTGCAGCCGGCGGCGTGGCCATCGCGGCGGCCGGCTCGGGCGGCGTCAGATGGCGAGGGACGATGATGGTCTGGCCCGGCGTCAGCTGCGCGTTCTCGGGCAGCGAGTTGCTCTGCGCCAGCGTCCACAGCGGCACGCGATTGGCTGCGGCAATGCTCTCCATGGTGTCGCCGCGGCGCACCGACACCCGCACGCCGCTGTCCCACAATTCGACCAGCGTATCCGCCGGCACCAGATAGCGCAGCGGCACGGCATCGGCCTGCGTCCGCGGCGGAATGCGGGGCAGCTGCGTCACCATCTCGACGATCTGACGATGGATATCGTCGGACTTCTCGATGTTGATGTGGCTGACGCGCGCGTTTTCCTTGAGGTCGTAGCTGGCGTAATGGCCGCGAAAGCCGGGCACGGCAACGACGTCGCCGCCGCCGAGCACGCTGTCGGACAGGAAGATGTTGATGAAGCGCTCGACGTTGAGGGGGACATCGCCGGTCGCGTGCGCGGGATCGATGGCGATGACGAGGCTGATCGGGATGTTCTCCTTGGCCGCCATCTCGGAGATGACGATCGAGCACAGCCCGCCCATGGAATGGCCGATCAGCACAATCGGCGCCGCCTTCTCCTTGTAGCTGGCGATGGCGCGGTTGCCGATCAGCCGGCACAGGGTGAATTCGTAGACGTCGGCCGAGAAGCCGGCCTGCGTCAGCTTCTCGCTGAGCCGGTCCATGCCGGTCGAGAAGATCGGGCCCATGGCGCCGCGAAACAGGTAGACCTTCGGCGGTGGCAACGGCTCGAACGGCGGAGGCGGCGGCGCGGCGGGGACGGCCGCAATGGTCTTGGACTTGGGCGGCGAAGCCGCGGCCGTGCCCGTGCCGAGGGCGAGCAGCACGACTGCTGCAAGCACGATCAGGCGCCTTGGATGAGCCATCCGTTCAGAAGTCCTACCACCGGAGGCGGCGCCTCCCCTTGCGGTACTTCTTGACCGCGGAATTGGCAGATTTTGCGGCGCCGAAGCCTAGCCGTTCCGGACTAGTTCCTCGCCGGAGCCGCCGCCGCCGCGCGCGCGGGCCGCGGTGCGCCGGGCTCGGCAACGGGGGCAGCCGGGGCGCGCGAGCGCATGATCGCGGCGTCGATCTCGGCGATGACGCGGCGCTGGATCGCCTCGTTCTTGTCGATCGAGATGTGGCCGACGCCGGTGCCGCGGACGTCGACATTGTCGAGCTTGCCGCGAAGGCCGGCCGCGGCCCGCACCGGCTCGCCGGGGCCGTCGCCGATATAGATGTTGATGTAGCGTTCCGCGCCGGTCGAGAGCTTGGTCTTGAACACGGAATCGAGACCGATCGCGAGCTTCACTGGCACGCCGAGCTGGTTGAGCTTGGCGATCATGTCGGGCAGCGCGGTCGCCCCGGAGGAATGGCCGACCAGGATGATGGTCTTGAGCCGGCCGGCCTTGTAGGCAGCTGCCGCTTCATCGGCGAGCGAGGACCAGGACACGAAATTGGCGACGGTCACCGGGATGCCCTGCGCCTGGAGCCGGGCACCGATCGTGTCGAGGCCGAGCGAGAAGATGTTGAGCACGCCGCGGAGCAGATAGACGTGCGTGGTCGCCGCCGCGACCTGGCTCGGCGCGGCCTTGGCGGTGGTCGGGCTGATGGCAACAGCTGACAGCAGGAGCAGGCCCATCGCCCAGGCACGGAGGGCGGACAGCTGGCTGGCGCCGGCGGTGTGACGGCCGTTCGGTCTCATCGATCTTTTCCCCGGAGACAATACGCTTCGCGATTGGCCGGAATCGTAGCCACGGCGCGCTCGCAGACGCAACAAAGAGCCGCGTGAACGGCAATCTTAGCCACAGCCCGTGGCCATAGCGCAACACTTGCCCGGAACATGCCACTGAAGCGCCTGTTTCGAGACCATTTTTCTCCGGGGAATTGCGGAGGGACAACAGCGTTCCTATTTCAGGGCTCCGCCGACCTGCCCTCCTGGATGGTCCGGCCCCTTCCCCCAGCCTTTGCTCCTCAGCCTTGCGGCCATCATGTCTTCCATCATCTCCGTCGCCAATCTGTCGAAGACCTATGGGTCCGGCTTCAAGGCGCTCAAGAACGTCAATCTCGATATCAAGCGCGGCGAGATTTTCGCGCTGCTCGGCCCCAACGGCGCCGGCAAGACCACGCTGATCTCGATCATCTGCGGCATCGCCAATCCGAGCGAGGGCCGCGTCCTGGTCGGCGGCGAGGACATCCAGACCTCCTACCGCAAGGCACGCTCGCTGATCGGCCTCGTGCCGCAGGAATTGCACACCGACGCCTTCGAGAGCGTATGGGCGACCGTGAGCTTCTCACGCGGCCTGTTCGGCAAGCCGAAGAACCCCGATCACATCGAGAAGGTGCTGAAGGCCCTCTCGCTGTGGGACAAGAAGGACAACAAGATCATCACGCTCTCGGGCGGCATGAAGCGCCGCGTGATGATCGCCAAGGCATTGTCGCACGAGCCGCAGATCCTGTTCCTCGACGAGCCGACCGCCGGCGTCGACGTCGAGCTGCGCAAGGGCATGTGGGAGGTGGTGCGCGGACTTCAGCAGTCCGGCGTCACCATCATCCTCACCACGCATTACATCGAGGAAGCCGAGGAGATGGCCGACCGCATCGGCGTCATCAACAAGGGCGAGATCGTGCTGGTCGAGGACAAGACCACCTTGATGCAGAAGCTCGGCAAGAAGCGGCTGACGCTGCATTTGCAGCACACAGTGACGTCGTTGCCGGAAAGCCTCGCGCATTACGAGCTCGAGCTTTGCGATGACGGCGCGACGCTGGTCTACGATTACGACACCCAGGGCGAGCGCACCGGCATCACCAGCCTGCTCGGCGACCTCCGCACCGCCGGCATCCGCTTCAACGACCTCGACACGACGCAATCGTCGCTCGAGGACATCTTCGTCGACCTCGTGAGGACATCATGAACCACCGCGCCATCCGCGCCATCTATCTGTTCGAAATGGCGCGCACCTGGCGAACGCTGCTGCAAAGCATCGTCTCGCCGGTGGTCTCGACCTCGCTCTATTTCGTGGTGTTCGGCGCTGCGATCGGCTCGCGCATCAGCCAGGTCGAGGGCGTCAGCTACGGCACTTTCATCGTGCCGGGCCTGATCATGCTCTCGGTGCTGACGCAGAGCATCGCCAACGCCTCGTTCGGCATCTACTTCCCGAAATTCACCGGCACGATCTACGAGATCCTGTCGGCACCGATCTCCTATTTCGAGATCGTGCTCGGCTATGTCGGCGCCGCCGCGACCAAGTCGATCATCCTGGGCCTGATCATCCTGGCGACCGCCGGCCTGTTCGTGCCGCTGCACATCCACCATCCGATCTGGATGCTGGCCTTCCTGGTGCTGACGGCCGTGACGTTCAGCCTGTTCGGCTTCATCATTGGCATCTGGGCCGACGGCTTCGAGAAGCTGCAGATGATCCCAATGCTGGTGGTGACGCCGCTGACCTTCCTCGGCGGCAGCTTCTATTCCATCGACATGCTGCCGCCCGCCTGGCGCACGGTCGCGCTGCTCAACCCGGTCGTCTATCTGATCTCCGGCTTCCGCTGGAGCTTCTACGAGATCGCGGACGTCAGCGTGTCCGTCAGCATCGGCATGACGCTGGCCTTCCTGGTGATCTGTCTGGTCGTGATCTGGTGGATCTTCCGCACCGGTTACCGGCTCAAGAACTGACCGCGCGGCGCTCGCGAAAATGTCAGCACCGCCAGCCGGCGCGGCACAAAGCGGCCTTGCTTACGCCTGGCATCACGTTAACGATGGGCTGGCTGGCCGCTGGAACCAACGCTAGGCTGCAGGCATAATGCACGCCGGGGGACGGAGAGCCGCGGCGCGAGCATGAACAGGCCGGAGGCCAGACGTCAGATGCGTTCGTTTTTAATTGCTTTTACATCCCTGATGCTTTTGAGCGTAAGCACCGCGCAGGCCAAGGTCGAGATCACCGTCGACAAGGACAATCAGCAGATGACCGTCGCCGTCGACGGCGTCGCGCGCTATCACTGGCCGGTGTCGACCGGCATCCCCTCGCGCGAGACACCGAACGGCGCCTTCCGCGCCTTCCGGATGGAAGAGGATCACTATTCCAAGGAATTCGACGACGCGCCGATGCCGCACGCGATCTTCTTCACCAAAGTCGGGCACGCCATCCACGGCACGGACTCGGTCGGCCGGCTCGGCTCGCCGGCATCCCATGGCTGCGTGCGGCTGTCGCGCCAGAACGCCTCGACGCTCTATGCGCTGGTGCAGCAGCAGGGCGTGCTCAATACCACGGTGACGCTGACCGGCTCGGCACAGGTGGCGCTGGCGCGCAATCCGCGCGGCCGCAATGCCAATGCGGTGGCCCGCGCCCCGCAGCCCGCTGAGGAGCAATACGCCACCACAGGCGCCCCGATGAACCTGACGCCGCCGGCGCAGCCCGCGCGGCGCTACATGCCGCAGGACGACAACTACATCTACCCGGCCGACGGCAGCGACACTGGCGCGCGCTATCCGGCGCCGCGCTCGGCCACCCGCCCGCTCTACGATGCGCAGGTCTACCAGCAGCCGCAGCCGTATTACGATCAGGGCTACGGCCAGCAGGGCTACTATCATCAGCCGCAGCCCCGGCAATATTATCAGCCGCGCGGGTATTACTATCAGAACTGACGCGACCGCCATCAACCGCGAGGCACCATGCCCTCACGTGCCACGACGATTCTGATTGTGATCTCGATTGTGATAGCGGGACAGGCCATGGGATCCGATTTGGCCTTCGACCTCGAGGCGCATCGCGGCGGGCGGGCGCTGTTGCCGGAAAACACCCTGCCCGCCTTCGCCCACTCGCTCACGATGGGCGTGGACACGCTGGAGCTCGACGTCGGCGTCACCGCGGACGGCGAAGTGATCGTCTCGCATGAGCGCGGGCTCAATCCCGATCTCGCACGGCGGCCCGATGGGGCCTACATCGCTCCGCCCGGCACGCCTTTCGTCAAGCTGCGGCTCGACGAGGTCAGGACCTATGACGTCGGCCAGATCCGCCCCGAGAGTGCCTACTCGCGACAATTCCCCGACCAGCGTGCGCTGCCGGGGACGCGTATTCCCACCTTGCGCGAGCTGTTCGCGCTGGTGCGCAAGTCCGGCAACACGCAGGTGCGCTTCAACATCGAGACCAAGATCGATCCGAACCATCCGGATGAAACGCTGGATCCGCAGGCCTTCGTCGCGAAGCTGCTCGGAGTGATCGAGGCCGAAAAATTCTCCGACCGCGTCATGATCCAGTCGTTCGACTGGCGAACCCTGCTTCTCGTGCAGCAGCAGGCGCCGAACATCCCGACCGTGTATCTGACGCTCCAGCGCGGCTCGGCTCCGACGGTGGCGCTCGACAAGGCGACGAGCTGGACGGCGGGGTTCAGCCCGGCCGATCACGGCGGCTCGCTGCCGCGGACGATCAAGGCCGCGGGCGGCGCGATCTGGTCGCCTCATTTCGGCGACGTGACCGCGGCGCTCGTTACGGAGGCTCACGCGCTCGGGCTGCGCGTCGTGGTCTGGACGGTGAACAAGCGTGAAGACATGGCGCGGATGATCGAGATCGGCGTCGACGGCATCATCTCGGACAGGCCCGACCTGCTGCGGCAAGTCGCCGGCGAGAAGGGGATCGCGCTGCCGGCTGGGACGCCGGTGGCGCCTTAGTTGCGATGCCTCGTAGCCCGGATGGAGCGCAGCGAAATCCGGGATTGTGCCACGCCGCGAGCGCCCCCGGATTGCGCTTCGCTCCATCCGGGCTACGAAGAGAGCCCTACTCCCCGTCCCGAAAACGCCGATACAGCGCGCCCAGGATGTTGGAATAATCGTCGGTCCAGACCCGCACCCTGTCATCGGCCTCGGTCTGCTCCCATTGCTTGGAGGATGCGAGCCTGCCGACATCGGCCTCCTCGCGCGCGGAGATGACGACGTCGGTCGAGAAGATGTAGTCACCATCGCGCCCGGAATCCTCGTTGAAGACCCAGCTCTTGAGATCGTTGGCATCCGCAATGCCGACGACGACGGTCTCCAGATCCAGATGCCGGTTGGAGACGTGCATCACCACGGCACCGTGCGGCGCGAGCTTGTCCTTGTAGATCTTCATCGCCTCTTCGGTCGCAAGGTGGATCGGAATCGCATCGGACGAATAGGCATCGACGATGACGAGATCATAGGCGCCGTCGGGCTCCTTGGCGAAGGTGAGGCGCGCATCGCCGATGACGGGCTTCATGTCCGGCATGCAGCTCGAGATGTAACGGAAATTCCTGGGGTCGCGCGCCGCGTCGACCATGGACTGGTCGATCTCGAAAAAGGTCCAGCTCTCCCCTGGCTCGGCGGCGCAGGCGAGCGTGCCGGAGCCGACGCCGATCGCGGCGACCTTCAGCGGCGCGCCCTTGCGCTCGCGGATCGCGCTGACGGCCTGACCGATGCCGCCGTCCTTGTGATAATAGGTGATCGGCTCGGGCTTGCCTTCGACCGGCGTGCCGTCATTGTTCCGGAAGCGTTCGGCGCCATGAATGGTGGTGCCGTGCATCAGCACATGGAAATAGCCGCCCGGCGTCACCACGATCTTGTGCACGCCGAAGAAGCTGCGCACCGTCGTGACGCGGCCCTCGTCTGCGGGATAAACGCGGATCAACGCCAGCGCCAGCGCAACGGTGGCAAAGATCTTCCAGCGCCCGGCATTGAGGATCAGCGCGAGCAGCGCGGCGAGCACGCCGACGGCGCCGGCGACCCAGACGCGATGATCCTCGAACCAGGTCGAGAGGCTGCCCGTCGTGTATGACGGCGCGATGAGCGCCACCGCGAGCGCGGCGAGCGCCAGCCAGTACCATTTGACGACGCCGGCCAGCCGCTCGTTCGCGGACGGACGGCACAGCGCGGCAAGCGCGATCAGGATCGGATATTCGGCGATCCACGAGAAGGTGAAGGGCGCAACGAGCCCCGCGAACAAGCCACCGACCATGCCGCCGAACGACAGCGCCACATAGAAGCCGGTGAGATATCTGGCGGCAGGCCGCGTCCGCGCCAGCTCGCCGTGACAGGCCATGGCGATGACGAAGAAGCAGAGTTGATGTCCGCCGAGCGTCAGCAGCAGGTTCTGCTCGCCGCCGAAAGCCAGCAGGACGACGACGCCAGCGATCGCGACGGGCTGGAGCATCAGCATCCATTTGTGCGGCAGCAGCGGCCGCGACTGGAACACGACGACCCAGGTCAGCAGATACAGCGAGAGCGGCAGCACCCACAAAAGCGGCGCCGCCGCGACGTCGGTCGAGATGTGCGCGGTGACGGCGATGAGCAGCCCCGAGGGCACGGCGGCGAGGAAGATCCAGCGCAGCCGCGTCAAGAGACCGGGCGCGGGCGCATTCACGTCGTCCACCCGCGCGTCAACCACCGCCAGCTTCGGCGAGCGCAACAACAGCACGCCGCAGGCGCCGATGAGGAGGATCAGCAGGCCATAGCCACCGGTCCAGAACCGGTTCTGCGTCTGCAGCGTGAACATCGGTTCCAGCAGGAACGGATAGGACAACAGCGCAAGGAAGCTGCCGATATTCGAGGAGGCATAGAGGAAATAGGGATCGTGCCCGGCGGGATGGCCGGTGCGGACGAACCAGGCCTGCAGCAGCGGATTGTTGGCGGCGAGCGCGAAGAACGGCAGCCCGATCGAGACCGCGAACAGGCCGAGCAGCCAGACTGCATAGCCCGAGGCCGGCGGCTCGACATAGGCGGAGGGGATGCCGAGCGGCAGCGTGGCGAAGGCGGCGAGCAGCAGCACCAGATGCACCGCCACGGGGACGATCCGGTTCCGTGCGTGCATCAACAGATGCGCATAGGCATAGCCGGCGAGCAGCAGCGACTGGAAGAACACCATGGCCACCGACCACACCGCCGGCGAGCCGCCGAGCCGCGGCAGCACCATCTTGGTGAACAGCGGCTGCACCGAGAACAGCAGCAGCGCGCTGACGAAGATCGCAGCGGTGTAGACCGTCAGCAGCAGCCGGTTGCGCGACGACGACGGCTGCTCCGTGGCGGCGGGTTGCACGATCGAATCCATGAATGCTCCGGCTCAAACCCCGGCGCGCGCCGGATCGCGCGCAATGGAGCACAAGGCGCCTGAACGGGCAATAAAGTGTGGCGTGATGTTGCAGCGAGGAATGCTTGATATAGAGATGTCATTCCGGGGCGCCTCGGAGAGGCGAACCCGGAACCTCGAGATTCCGGGTTCGATGCTGCGCATCGCCCCGGAATGACACCAGGGACATCATGACCGAAACCGACGTCGTCATCATCGGCGCGGGCCATAACGGCCTCACCTGCGCGGCCTATCTCGCGATGGCGGGTCTGCGCGTGCGCGTGGTGGAGCGGCGCAAGGTGGTCGGCGGTGCGGCGGTGACGGAGGAGTTTCACCCCGGCTTTCGCAATTCTGTCGCCGCATACACCGTGAGCCTGCTCAATCCGCAGGTGATCCGTGACCTCAAGCTCGCCGAGCAGGGCCTGCGCATCGTCGAGCGGCGCGCGCAGAACTTTCTGCCCGCGCCGGATGGCAGCTATCTCCTCACCGGCGAGGGGCGGACGAAAGCCTCGGTGGCGCGGCTCAGCGCGCATGATGCCGAAGCACTCGACGGCTTCGCGCGCGAGCTGGAAGACATCGCCGACGTGCTCAGGCGGTTCGTGCTGCGCGCGCCGCCGAACCTGCTCGACGGCTTTGGCACCAACGCGATCCGCGAAGCCGTGAACGCATTGCAGAGCGCCAACATTCTGCGTGGCCTGACGCTGGAACAGAGCCGCAGCCTGCTCGATCTGTTCACGCGCTCGGCCGGCGAGATGCTGGACGAACGTTTCGAGCACGATCTGGTCAAGGCGCTGTTCGGCTTCGACGCCATCGTCGGCAACTATGCCAGCCCCTACGCCGCCGGCTCGGCCTATGTGATGCTGCATCACGCCTTCGGCGAGGTGAACGGCAAGAAGGGCGTCTGGGGCCACGCCATCGGCGGCATGGGCGCGATCACGCAGGCCATGGCCCGCGCGGCACGCGACCGCGGCGTCGTGATCGACACGGATGCCGGCGTCCGCGAGGTCATCGTCGAGCGCGACCGCGCCGTCGGCGTGGTGCTGGAGAACGGCTCTGCCATCCGCGCGAAATATGTCGCGGCCAATGTCAATCCGAAGCTGCTCTACACGCACCTGATCGCGGCCGAGACTCTCCCTGCGGACTTCCTCGCCCGCATCCGGCACTGGAAGAACGGCTCCGGCACGTTCCGCATGAACGTGGCGCTGGACCGCCTGCCCTCCTTCGCAGCGCTATCAGGCGAGGGCGATCACCTCACCTCCGGCATCATCCTGGCCCCGAGTCTCGGCTACATGGACCGCGCCTTTCTCGACGCGCGCAACCAGGGCTGGAGCCGAGAGCCCGTGGTGGAAATGCTGATCCCCTCGACGCTCGACGACACGCTGGCCCCGGCCGGCAAGCATGTCGCGAGCCTGTTCTGCCAGCACGTCGCGCCGGAGCTTCCCGATGGCAAGTCGTGGGACGACCATCGCGAAGAGGTCGCCGATCTCATGATCGCGACGGTGGATAAGTACGCCCCGGGTTTTGCGGCGAGCGTGCTGGGCCGCCAGATCCTGTCTCCGCTCGATCTCGAGCGGCAATTCGGGCTGCTCGGCGGCGACATCTTCCACGGCGCGCTGACGTTGAACCAGCTGTTCTCGGCGCGGCCGATGCTGGGCCACGCCGATTATCGCGGGCCGCTGAGAGGCCTCTACCATTGCGGCTCCGGCGCCCACCCCGGCGGTGGCGTCACCGGCGCCCCCGGCCACAACGCGGCGCAGGCGATCCTGCGGGACCACCGCTCCCTGTTCGGAAGCCGTGGATAGGCCTGTGGATGGGTTGTGGACAGGCTGTCGAAGGGTCTGTGACCGGCCTGAGGATGCCTGGGCCAGACGGTCGGGAGCGATCCTGGGGAAAGCCGGTGGAAAATCGGCGTGGCGATCACGGGAAAAGTGGTGGACAGGGTCCGGACAAGCAGGCGGATAAACTGTGAAAGCCCTTGGGAGACCGCGAGCCCCAACCGACCTCGCCCACCAGGGGTATCCCCTAGCGGGCGGTGATCAGGAACAGCCTCTGAAGAAAAATAGCCCCGGCTGGGAAATGCCGGCGGAAATTACTTCAAGGAGGTGCTAATCGAACTGAACTTCTCGTTCATGGTGGTGCCCAGGCTGTTCACCACGGTGATGATCGCCAGGGCAATACCCGCGGCGATCAGGCCGTATTCGATCGCGGTTGCACCGGACTCATCCGACCAGAACTTCTGAACCATGCGCTTCAAAACTCGCCTCCGTTTCAATTCCAAGCTGTGTTGGCTTGATTGCACATCCGAGAATATACGGGGCAGGCGCTACAGGCGGGTTAACTCGCGAACCGCAACTTGTCCGGAAATTCGACAGCAAAAGTCCCAAAAATTGAACTCAGCGGAACTCTGAATGCAGCCCTCCCCCACCCATCGCGCCAGCTTTTCGATCGGCAGCGAAGCCGACGCCAAGAGGGTCGTCGATGTCCTCACCGAGGTGTTTTTCGATGGCGACGCGGCGGTCGCCGCCTTCGAACGACCCGACGGACAATGGGACGTCACGCTGCATTTCGCCGCGGCGCCGGATCAGGCATGGCTGCGCGAACTCGTTGCAAATTCAGCAGGAAATGGGATCGCGGCGACGCTCGTCTTCGACACCGTCGAAGCCAAGGACTGGGTCAAGGCCAGCCTCGAAGATCTCGTCCCGGTCCCGGCCGGGCGCTTCGTCGTGCACGGCAGCCACGATCGCGACCGTGTGGC from Bradyrhizobium sp. CB1015 harbors:
- a CDS encoding ABC transporter permease, giving the protein MNHRAIRAIYLFEMARTWRTLLQSIVSPVVSTSLYFVVFGAAIGSRISQVEGVSYGTFIVPGLIMLSVLTQSIANASFGIYFPKFTGTIYEILSAPISYFEIVLGYVGAAATKSIILGLIILATAGLFVPLHIHHPIWMLAFLVLTAVTFSLFGFIIGIWADGFEKLQMIPMLVVTPLTFLGGSFYSIDMLPPAWRTVALLNPVVYLISGFRWSFYEIADVSVSVSIGMTLAFLVICLVVIWWIFRTGYRLKN
- a CDS encoding L,D-transpeptidase family protein — protein: MRSFLIAFTSLMLLSVSTAQAKVEITVDKDNQQMTVAVDGVARYHWPVSTGIPSRETPNGAFRAFRMEEDHYSKEFDDAPMPHAIFFTKVGHAIHGTDSVGRLGSPASHGCVRLSRQNASTLYALVQQQGVLNTTVTLTGSAQVALARNPRGRNANAVARAPQPAEEQYATTGAPMNLTPPAQPARRYMPQDDNYIYPADGSDTGARYPAPRSATRPLYDAQVYQQPQPYYDQGYGQQGYYHQPQPRQYYQPRGYYYQN
- a CDS encoding LysR family transcriptional regulator, whose protein sequence is MELHQLRCFVATAEQLHFGRAAQQLQMLPSALGRQIRLLEEDLGTRLFARTTRAVQLTEDGATLLRDARAILAKVEAVESNLRNRSRAGAARRLRVGAIDSAAAGLLPPLLRDFGARHPDIAVQLLEDKTVRLLPKILTGALDLAFVRPPDRPDKRLEFHDLLQESAIVAFPRRHALAGRKAITPADIADEAMLVPDRRSRPHSHDLTVKLFEQAGLTPRIVQVADEKQTIINLVAAKLGVAIVPRWTARMAVTGVRFVPLRPKQRGPVGRLPLAAAWLRGSRDPARDAMLAVLEARLRSYAREA
- a CDS encoding tartrate dehydrogenase, whose protein sequence is MRTHSIAAIPADGIGPEVISAGVRVLEALAKRSGDISFNVKTFDWGSDYYKKHGVMMPADGLSELKKFDAIYFGAVGAPDVPDHITLWGLRLPICQGFDQYANVRPTKILPGVASPLRNVGVGDLDWVIVRENSEGEYAGMGGRAHRGLPEEVGTEVAVFTRVGVTRIMRYAFQLAQSRPRKFLTVVTKSNAQRHGMVMWDEIAAEVAGEFPDVTWDKMLVDAMTVRMTLHPKSLDTIVATNLHADILSDLAGALAGSLGVAPTGNIDPQRRFPSMFEPIHGSAFDITGKGIANPVATFWTGAQMLEHLGEKDAASRLMAAVERVCAAGVLTPDVGGKATTKEVTDAVIDAIHGSNV
- a CDS encoding ABC transporter ATP-binding protein is translated as MSSIISVANLSKTYGSGFKALKNVNLDIKRGEIFALLGPNGAGKTTLISIICGIANPSEGRVLVGGEDIQTSYRKARSLIGLVPQELHTDAFESVWATVSFSRGLFGKPKNPDHIEKVLKALSLWDKKDNKIITLSGGMKRRVMIAKALSHEPQILFLDEPTAGVDVELRKGMWEVVRGLQQSGVTIILTTHYIEEAEEMADRIGVINKGEIVLVEDKTTLMQKLGKKRLTLHLQHTVTSLPESLAHYELELCDDGATLVYDYDTQGERTGITSLLGDLRTAGIRFNDLDTTQSSLEDIFVDLVRTS
- a CDS encoding LysM peptidoglycan-binding domain-containing protein, which gives rise to MAHPRRLIVLAAVVLLALGTGTAAASPPKSKTIAAVPAAPPPPPFEPLPPPKVYLFRGAMGPIFSTGMDRLSEKLTQAGFSADVYEFTLCRLIGNRAIASYKEKAAPIVLIGHSMGGLCSIVISEMAAKENIPISLVIAIDPAHATGDVPLNVERFINIFLSDSVLGGGDVVAVPGFRGHYASYDLKENARVSHINIEKSDDIHRQIVEMVTQLPRIPPRTQADAVPLRYLVPADTLVELWDSGVRVSVRRGDTMESIAAANRVPLWTLAQSNSLPENAQLTPGQTIIVPRHLTPPEPAAAMATPPAAPAARR